In Candidatus Limnocylindria bacterium, one DNA window encodes the following:
- a CDS encoding alpha/beta fold hydrolase, producing RGFGASSGRRAYLDRWSQYHDDVEDQLTAIRNVSERLPVVLYGHSMGGLIALGYVLADVPRPQPDLLVLSAPAIAGRVAQWKRGLADVLGRIAPHMEIANDLPPGGLSHDPQVEVAYRSDPLNVHRTTTRLGLELFREQARVEAGLEQIRALPMATYVLHGSDDPIVPVSSSASLEGRENVTRRVYPGLRHEMHNEPEASAVIDDTIAWILAQLGT from the coding sequence CGTGGCTTCGGCGCGTCATCGGGTCGGCGCGCCTACCTCGATCGCTGGTCCCAGTACCACGACGACGTCGAAGATCAGCTGACGGCGATCCGCAATGTGTCTGAACGTCTCCCCGTCGTTCTCTACGGTCACTCGATGGGCGGCCTCATCGCGCTCGGCTATGTGCTCGCCGACGTGCCGCGGCCGCAACCGGATCTGTTGGTGCTGTCGGCGCCGGCCATCGCGGGAAGAGTCGCGCAGTGGAAACGAGGCCTCGCCGACGTGCTCGGTCGGATCGCGCCTCACATGGAGATCGCCAACGACCTGCCGCCGGGTGGCCTCTCGCACGACCCGCAGGTCGAGGTGGCGTATCGGTCCGATCCGCTCAACGTGCATCGGACGACCACGCGCCTTGGCCTCGAGCTGTTCCGCGAACAGGCGCGCGTCGAGGCTGGCCTCGAGCAGATCCGCGCGCTCCCAATGGCGACGTACGTACTTCATGGCAGCGATGACCCGATCGTGCCGGTCTCGTCGAGCGCATCGCTCGAGGGCCGTGAGAACGTGACGCGCCGCGTCTATCCCGGTCTACGGCACGAGATGCACAACGAGCCGGAGGCCTCGGCGGTCATCGACGACACCATCGCCTGGATCCTGGCGCAACTCGGCACGTGA
- a CDS encoding NAD(P)-binding domain-containing protein, with product MSPAASLEAVVIGAGHAGLAVSRRLTDIGIEHVVLERGEIGETWRTQRWDSFRLNTPNAMIRLPGGPEHARPEGFLGCDAWIAELETYARGGSLPVKTHANVTAVTADGNGGFLVTIGSDETVHARSVVVASGIANTQKLPPAAAKIDRQIEVLTTGTYRRPSQLPPGPILVVGSAQSGCQIAEDLLDAGREVYLATGTVGRAPRRLRGRDTLVWLAESGWMAQRPEDLPDPAAIRTPQPQISGVGPRGHTVSLQSLARRGVTLLGHFEGADGTRLRFGDDLARHVRSGDEGSAKIRKHVDDYIARSGIDAPASDPDPADEPADAETFHAPTELDLADRGVHAVIVSTGFGTDYSWLSVPVVGPDGSIAHREGRTAVDGLFFVGLLWMRVRRSAIIAGAMDDSEHVAAQVAARRDTAQAARP from the coding sequence GTGAGTCCGGCGGCGTCGCTCGAGGCGGTGGTCATCGGCGCGGGCCATGCGGGCCTCGCTGTGAGCAGGCGGCTCACCGATATCGGCATCGAGCACGTTGTGCTCGAGCGCGGCGAGATCGGAGAGACCTGGCGGACGCAGCGCTGGGATTCGTTCAGGCTCAATACGCCGAACGCGATGATCCGCCTCCCCGGCGGTCCCGAGCACGCGCGCCCGGAAGGATTCCTCGGCTGCGACGCTTGGATCGCGGAGCTGGAGACCTATGCGCGAGGGGGATCTCTGCCCGTTAAGACCCATGCGAATGTCACAGCGGTGACCGCGGACGGGAACGGCGGCTTCCTCGTCACGATCGGCAGCGACGAGACCGTTCACGCGCGAAGCGTCGTCGTCGCGTCGGGGATAGCCAACACGCAGAAGCTTCCCCCGGCGGCCGCGAAGATCGATCGACAGATCGAGGTCCTGACGACGGGGACCTACCGGCGGCCGTCGCAGCTCCCGCCCGGCCCGATCCTCGTCGTCGGCAGTGCGCAGTCGGGTTGCCAGATCGCCGAGGACCTGCTGGACGCGGGGCGCGAGGTGTACCTCGCCACCGGCACTGTCGGCCGCGCGCCGCGCCGCCTGCGTGGCCGCGACACGCTCGTATGGCTCGCCGAGTCGGGATGGATGGCGCAGCGCCCCGAGGATCTTCCCGACCCCGCCGCGATCCGGACGCCGCAGCCCCAGATCTCCGGCGTCGGACCGCGCGGTCACACGGTCAGCCTCCAGTCGCTCGCGCGCCGCGGCGTCACTCTGCTGGGGCACTTTGAGGGCGCCGATGGAACGAGACTGCGATTCGGGGACGACCTCGCAAGACATGTGCGCTCCGGCGATGAAGGCTCGGCGAAGATCCGCAAGCATGTCGACGATTACATCGCGCGTTCTGGCATCGATGCGCCTGCGTCCGATCCCGATCCGGCGGACGAGCCGGCCGATGCGGAGACCTTTCACGCGCCGACCGAGCTCGACCTCGCCGACCGCGGCGTGCATGCCGTCATCGTCTCGACGGGCTTCGGTACGGACTACTCCTGGCTGTCGGTGCCGGTCGTCGGCCCCGACGGATCGATCGCGCACCGCGAGGGACGGACGGCCGTGGACGGTCTGTTCTTCGTCGGCCTCTTGTGGATGCGGGTTCGCAGGTCCGCGATCATCGCCGGCGCGATGGACGACAGCGAGCACGTGGCGGCACAGGTCGCCGCGCGTCGCGACACCGCGCAGGCCGCGCGCCCATGA
- a CDS encoding lipase maturation factor family protein gives MTGLDAPDYWLARLVFQRALAAVYLIAFLVAARQFLPLLGERGLLPVPEFVLAVPFRSSPSLFHFRYSDRLFAAVAWGGVVLSAAALLGLPDGWPIPLTMLLWAALWALYLSIVNVGQTFYSFGWETLLLETGFLAIFLGPAWTAPPLTLIWLLRWLLFRVEFGAGMIKIRGDRCWRDLTCLYYHHETQPMPNPLSWYFHHLPKALHRAEVLGNHFAQLVVPFFLFFPQPIATVAGLVILVTQSWLLLSGNFSWLNVLTMTLAVASLDDAALGRVLTLEPRWIATDSWHAWLVVGVTIVIVLLSYRPARNLLSRHQLMNTSFDPLHLVNTYGAFGSITKERYEIVIEGTEEVVLTPGTTWREYEFKAKPGDVRRRPPQYAPYHLRLDWLMWFAAMSSPMYHPWFVPLVVKLLEADPPTLRLLRTDPFAGARPRFVRATLYLYRFTTPRERRESRAWWARSRVDEYLRPVSLRAERAA, from the coding sequence GTGACCGGGCTCGACGCACCTGACTACTGGCTCGCGCGCCTGGTGTTCCAGCGCGCGCTCGCGGCGGTCTACCTCATCGCGTTCCTGGTAGCGGCGCGCCAGTTCTTGCCGCTACTCGGCGAGCGCGGCCTCCTGCCGGTCCCCGAATTCGTGCTCGCCGTTCCATTCCGCAGCTCGCCGAGCCTCTTCCACTTCCGGTACTCGGACCGTCTCTTCGCGGCAGTCGCGTGGGGCGGCGTGGTTCTCAGCGCGGCGGCGCTGCTCGGGCTGCCCGACGGATGGCCGATCCCGCTCACGATGCTGCTGTGGGCAGCGCTGTGGGCGCTGTACCTCTCGATCGTGAACGTCGGCCAGACCTTCTACTCGTTCGGATGGGAGACGCTCCTACTCGAGACCGGCTTCCTGGCGATCTTCTTGGGGCCGGCGTGGACAGCCCCGCCGCTCACGCTCATCTGGCTCCTGCGCTGGCTCCTCTTCCGCGTCGAATTCGGCGCGGGGATGATCAAGATCCGCGGCGATCGCTGCTGGCGCGATCTCACGTGTCTCTACTACCACCACGAGACGCAGCCGATGCCGAATCCGCTGTCCTGGTACTTCCACCACCTGCCGAAGGCGCTGCACCGCGCCGAGGTCCTCGGCAACCACTTCGCGCAGCTCGTCGTGCCGTTCTTCCTGTTCTTCCCGCAGCCGATCGCGACGGTGGCCGGCCTCGTGATCCTGGTCACGCAGAGCTGGCTGCTCCTCAGCGGCAACTTCTCGTGGCTGAACGTGCTCACGATGACCCTCGCGGTGGCGAGCCTCGACGATGCGGCGCTCGGACGCGTCCTCACGCTGGAGCCGCGCTGGATCGCGACCGACTCCTGGCACGCCTGGCTCGTCGTCGGCGTCACGATCGTCATCGTCCTGCTGAGCTATCGACCCGCGCGAAACCTCCTATCACGTCACCAGCTCATGAACACGAGCTTCGATCCGCTGCATCTGGTGAACACGTACGGCGCCTTCGGGTCGATCACGAAGGAGCGCTACGAGATCGTGATCGAAGGCACCGAAGAAGTGGTCCTGACGCCGGGCACGACGTGGCGTGAGTACGAGTTCAAAGCGAAGCCGGGCGATGTGCGGCGGCGGCCGCCGCAGTACGCGCCGTACCACCTGCGTCTGGACTGGCTCATGTGGTTCGCCGCGATGTCCTCACCGATGTATCACCCGTGGTTCGTGCCGCTGGTGGTGAAGCTGCTCGAGGCCGATCCGCCGACGCTGCGGCTCCTGCGCACCGACCCGTTCGCCGGCGCTCGACCGCGCTTCGTCCGCGCGACGCTCTACCTCTATCGGTTCACGACGCCGCGCGAGCGGCGCGAGTCGCGCGCCTGGTGGGCGCGCTCGCGCGTCGACGAGTACCTGCGGCCGGTGAGCCTGCGCGCGGAGCGCGCCGCGTAG
- a CDS encoding GNAT family N-acetyltransferase, which yields MTPPVTLRTERLLLRPWRSSDRVPFAAINADPRVMEHFPRTSTREETETWVDRIVARMEQQGFGLWAVEVPGAADFIGFIGLNPADAVLARPVLEIGWRLAAEHWGHGYATEGARASLAHAFDVLGRDEVVSFTTTANQRSRHVMEKLGLVRRPEDDFDHPGVPPSWSGRRHVLYRITREQWRSSRH from the coding sequence ATGACGCCTCCCGTCACCCTGCGCACCGAGCGACTCCTGCTCCGTCCGTGGCGCAGCAGCGACCGCGTGCCGTTCGCGGCCATCAACGCGGACCCGAGAGTGATGGAGCACTTCCCGAGGACCAGCACGCGTGAGGAGACCGAGACCTGGGTCGACCGGATCGTCGCGCGCATGGAGCAACAGGGCTTCGGTCTCTGGGCCGTCGAGGTGCCCGGCGCCGCGGACTTCATCGGCTTCATCGGCCTCAATCCGGCGGACGCCGTCCTCGCGCGCCCGGTGCTCGAGATCGGCTGGCGGCTCGCCGCGGAGCACTGGGGCCACGGCTACGCGACCGAGGGTGCCCGCGCATCGCTCGCCCACGCCTTCGATGTACTTGGCAGGGATGAGGTCGTCTCCTTCACGACCACCGCGAACCAGCGCTCCCGTCACGTGATGGAGAAGCTCGGTCTCGTGCGGCGGCCCGAAGACGACTTCGACCATCCGGGCGTCCCGCCGTCATGGTCCGGCCGGCGCCACGTGCTGTACCGCATCACCCGCGAGCAGTGGCGGTCGTCGCGACACTGA